CAGAACCGACCAAAGGACGAGCAGAAATTTTCGGTCGTGTAGGTTGTCTATTGGAAGTAGGTACAGGGTTTCATCAAGAGTTGACCGGTAGAGAAAACATCTTTTTCAACGGCTCAGTGCTTGGATTGAAATACAATGAAATCAAACGTAAGTTTGATGAGATCGTTGATTTCGCAGGTGTTGAGCAATTTCTGGACACACCCGTCAAGCGTTATTCTAGTGGCATGCAAGTAAGGTTGGCATTTGCAGTCGCAGCTCATCTTGATCCAGAAATACTGCTAGTCGATGAGGTGCTGGCTGTAGGAGATATCGCATTTCAGCAAAAGTGCCTTAACCGAGTGGGTGAAATCGCTAAATCAGGACGGACCGTCATTGTTGTAAGCCACAATATGACTTCCATCGCAAGGTTTTGCAGCCGTGTATTCCTCTTGGATAGGGGTTGTCTTAAATATGATGGTGATGTAAAAACAGGCATCGGGAAATATGTAGGTAGCACAAAAAAGAACTCAGAATTCAAAAATCTAAAAAAAGAATTGGCAGCACTCCCCCAGGATCCAGATTTCGAACTGCTAAACGTTATAGTTATACAGGAGGGAAGCCCGTCAAGACGTTTTATGAGCAACAAACCAATTTCTGTAACGATTGAATACCGGGTAAGGCGCCAAGTTACTGGATTGCGAGTTGGCTTTGATCTTAAGCGGAGTGATACTGGGATAACAGCTTTCCGCAGTTTCCACGATGATACTGACACCGAAATCGTAGCCACGCAACCGGGACACTATGTATCTGAAACGCAGATTCCAGCAGAGTTGCTCGCCGAAAAGGATTACTTCATCGACATTTCGGTTCTCATCTACAACATCCGCTGGGTTATTCATGAGCAAATTGTTTATCCATTCAGTGTTATTCCAAGCAATAGACATTCAAACCTGTACGCAGACAAGAAATACCCAGGAACTGTGATGCCCCTTA
The window above is part of the Candidatus Lokiarchaeota archaeon genome. Proteins encoded here:
- a CDS encoding ATP-binding cassette domain-containing protein; translation: MSNIAIKASNIGKLYQIGGSTVRYQTLRDNLASLLRLRASSKESETSDGMDNSIWAVRDVSFDVYRGEVVGLIGRNGAGKSTLLKMLARITEPTKGRAEIFGRVGCLLEVGTGFHQELTGRENIFFNGSVLGLKYNEIKRKFDEIVDFAGVEQFLDTPVKRYSSGMQVRLAFAVAAHLDPEILLVDEVLAVGDIAFQQKCLNRVGEIAKSGRTVIVVSHNMTSIARFCSRVFLLDRGCLKYDGDVKTGIGKYVGSTKKNSEFKNLKKELAALPQDPDFELLNVIVIQEGSPSRRFMSNKPISVTIEYRVRRQVTGLRVGFDLKRSDTGITAFRSFHDDTDTEIVATQPGHYVSETQIPAELLAEKDYFIDISVLIYNIRWVIHEQIVYPFSVIPSNRHSNLYADKKYPGTVMPLMKWNTCRAD